A genomic stretch from Vanrija pseudolonga chromosome 6, complete sequence includes:
- the ARB_01345_0 gene encoding putative extracellular serine carboxypeptidase, whose product MIAKLALLLLAVADLGAARLDKATHRELLLSGRPKVGLWKALNDEALAAALQTSSQTTFSPKPRFEAYCFDQPISHFDKTVNGTFCHRYWADASHYKEGGPIFLLDGGETSGEDRLPFLETGIAQILANATNGLAIVLEHRYYGESVPVKSFSTDDLRFLNNNEALEDSAYFIKNFQPPKSLLKLSNPDALKPKNAPWFYYGGSYAGARAAHMRVEYPDLVWGAIASSAVTHAQIDFPQYFDPIQEYADSDCISAIQTSVQVIDGLLSLPGPINRGIKGLFGLEALEDDDFAEVLTYPFGAWQGQNWNPGVSTDAWDNFCEAITSGGAGSQIGLIKIPAEINNYANWIKKHYVSLCPIDIVDCFGSHNDEAFLADDLEQSWRLWLFQVCTEWGYFMPAPEEGPSILSKRLTLEYTSKICKQAYPPGKHFTVPEWPNVADVNDRGDYDIEYSRLAFIDGDRDPWRTMTPQADWARKRKSSVDKPVHLIFDAIHHYDENGLENHDEEPARIRDVHELEVSFITEWVAQFHEAKGKQ is encoded by the exons ATGATCGCCAAACtagccctgctgctgctcgcagtggccgacctcggcgcggcgcgcctcgacaaggcgacgcaccgcgagctcctcctctctGGCCGCCCGAAAGTCGGCCTGTGGAAGGCTCTgaacgacgaggcgctcgctgc CGCACTCCAGACTTCGTCCCAGACGACTTTCTCGCCCAAGCCCCGCTTCGAGGCATACTGCTTCGACCAGCCCATTTCGCACTTTGACAAGACGGTCAACGGCACCTTCTGCCACCGCTACTGGGCCGATGCGAGCCACTACAAGGAGGGCGGGCCGatcttcctcctcgacggcggagagacgagcggcgaggacCG CCTGCCATTCTTGGAGACTGGTATCGCCCAGATCCTCGCCAACGCGACCAACGGCCTCGCCatcgtgctcgagcaccgATACTACGGCGAGTCGGTCCCCGTGAAGTCGTTCTCGACCGACGACCTCCGCTTCTTGAACAACAACGAGGCGCTTGAGGACTCGGCTTAC TTCATCAAGAACTTCCAGCCGCCCAAGTCGCTGCTCAAGCTCAGCAACCCGGATGCGCTCAAACCCAAGAACGCACCGTGGTTCTACTACGGAGGATCGTAcgccggtgcgcgcgcggcccacATGCGTGTGGAGTACCCGGACCTCGTGTGGGGCGCGATTGCGAGCAGTG ccgtGACCCACGCGCAGATCGACTTCCCTCAGTACTTTGACCCGATCCAGGAGtacgccgactcggactgCATCAGCGCGATCCAGACATCCGTGCAGGTGATCGACGGGCTGCTCAGCCTCCCCGGCCCGATCAACCGCGGCATCAAGGGCCTGtttggcctcgaggcgctcgaggacgacgactttgccgAGGTGCTCACGTACCCCTTCGGCGCGTGGCAGGGGCAGAACTGGAACCCCGGGGTCAGCACTGACGCCTGGGACAACTTTTGCGAGGCCATCACCTCGGGCGGTGCTGGGAGCCAGATCGGCCTCATCAAGAT CCCTGCGGAGATCAACAACTACGCCAACTGGATCAAGAAG CACTACGTTTCTCTCTGCCCTATTGACATCGTGGAC TGCTTTGGCTCGCACAACGACGAGGCGTTCCTTGCCGATGACCTCGAGCAGTCGTGGCGTCTGTGGCTCTTCCAGG TCTGCACCGAGTGGGGCTACTTTATGCCTGCGCCGGAGGAGGGCCCGTCCATCCTCTCCAAGCGCCTCACCCTCGAGTACACGTCCAAGATCTGCAAGCAGGCATACCCTCCGGGCAAGCACTTCACTGTGCCTGAGTGGCCGAACGTCGCGGATGTCAACGACCGCGGTGACTACGACATTGAGTACAGCCGCCTTGCGTTCATCGACGGCGACCGTGACCCGTGGCGCACAATG ACCCCTCAGGCCGACTGGGCACGCAAGCGCAAGTCGTCGGTCGACAAGCCGGTGCACCTCATCTTCGACGCGATCCACCACTACGACGAGAACGGGCTGGAGAaccacgacgaggagcccgcGCGCATCCGCGACgtgcacgagctcgaggtgagCTTCATCACCGAGTGGGTCGCGCAGTTCCACGAAGCCAAGGGAAAGCAGTAG